Proteins from one bacterium genomic window:
- the gcvPB gene encoding aminomethyl-transferring glycine dehydrogenase subunit GcvPB produces MEALIFEKSTPGHREAKLPASGVAEKPLAELLPAGMIRQEAPGLPEVTELDVMRHFNRLSQLNYSIDTNFYPLGSCTMKYNPKVNELAARLDGFSGLHPYQPTETTQGALKLLYDLEKMLANLTGMDRVCLQPAAGAHGEFTGIMMIRAYHEARGEKRTKVLVPDSAHGTNPATAALAGYEVVSIASNDRGLVDVADLKAHLGPDVAALMMTNPNTLGLFEEDILEIAQVVHETGALLYYDGANLNAIMGAVRPGDMGFDVMHLNLHKTMSTPHGGGGPGAGPVAVAKRLVPYLPTPTVEFADGQYFLSFDRPESIGRVRAFFGNFGVLVRAYTYIMTMGRDGLTQASRDAVLNANYVRAGIKDLFDLPHTQPCMHEFVLSGDRQKAQGANTMAMAKRLIDYGFHPPTVYFPLIVHEAMMIEPTDTESKATLDQFIQAMRAIAQEVESQPDLVTGAPHTAPIGKVDEVTAARKPNLCWTC; encoded by the coding sequence ATGGAAGCGCTCATCTTTGAAAAGAGCACGCCAGGCCACCGCGAGGCCAAGCTGCCCGCGTCCGGCGTCGCCGAGAAGCCCCTCGCCGAGCTCCTCCCCGCGGGCATGATCCGCCAGGAGGCGCCAGGCCTGCCCGAAGTCACCGAGCTCGACGTCATGCGGCACTTCAACCGCCTCTCGCAGCTCAACTACTCGATCGACACCAACTTCTACCCCTTGGGCTCGTGCACCATGAAGTACAACCCCAAGGTCAACGAGCTGGCCGCCCGGCTCGACGGCTTCTCGGGGCTCCACCCCTACCAGCCGACCGAGACGACCCAGGGGGCCCTCAAGCTCCTGTACGACCTTGAGAAGATGCTCGCCAACCTGACGGGCATGGATCGGGTCTGCCTCCAGCCGGCGGCGGGCGCGCACGGCGAGTTCACCGGCATCATGATGATCCGGGCCTACCACGAGGCCCGCGGCGAGAAGCGCACCAAGGTCCTGGTGCCCGACTCGGCTCACGGCACCAACCCCGCGACCGCGGCGCTGGCGGGCTACGAGGTGGTCTCGATCGCCTCCAACGACCGGGGCCTGGTGGACGTGGCCGACCTCAAGGCCCACCTGGGCCCGGACGTCGCCGCCCTCATGATGACCAACCCCAATACCCTCGGCCTCTTCGAGGAGGACATCCTCGAGATCGCCCAAGTGGTCCATGAGACCGGCGCCCTGCTCTACTACGACGGCGCCAACCTCAACGCCATCATGGGCGCTGTGCGCCCGGGTGATATGGGCTTCGACGTCATGCACCTCAACCTCCACAAGACCATGTCGACGCCCCACGGCGGCGGCGGTCCGGGTGCGGGCCCGGTGGCGGTCGCCAAGCGATTAGTGCCCTACCTGCCCACCCCCACCGTGGAGTTCGCAGACGGCCAGTACTTCCTGAGCTTCGACCGGCCCGAGTCCATCGGGCGGGTGCGCGCCTTCTTCGGCAACTTCGGCGTCCTGGTGCGGGCCTACACCTACATCATGACCATGGGCCGCGACGGCTTGACCCAGGCGAGCCGGGATGCGGTGCTCAACGCCAACTACGTGCGCGCGGGGATCAAGGACCTCTTCGACCTGCCCCACACCCAGCCCTGCATGCACGAGTTCGTGCTCTCGGGCGATCGCCAGAAGGCCCAGGGTGCCAACACCATGGCCATGGCCAAGCGCCTCATCGACTACGGCTTCCACCCGCCGACGGTCTACTTCCCCCTCATCGTCCACGAGGCGATGATGATCGAGCCGACCGACACCGAGTCCAAGGCCACCCTCGACCAGTTCATCCAGGCCATGCGCGCCATCGCCCAGGAGGTCGAGAGCCAGCCCGACTTGGTGACCGGCGCCCCGCACACCGCGCCCATCGGCAAGGTGGACGAGGTGACGGCCGCGCGCAAGCCGAACCTGTGCTGGACGTGTTAA
- a CDS encoding tRNA (cytidine(34)-2'-O)-methyltransferase: MLRICLVEPEIPPNTGNVSRLSAALAVPLHLVEPLGFDVSEKAVKRAGLDYWEHVQLQVHPNFSAFVEAARPKRLIYTSSTAETLYTEVEYQPGDCLVFGKETAGLDPALWGEHPGLVVRIPHWGPVRSLNLSNAVAIVAYEAMRQLRERGDVPPPVPRAEDRPPTTPYERRKRRPT, encoded by the coding sequence ATGCTCCGGATTTGTTTGGTCGAACCCGAGATTCCGCCGAACACCGGCAACGTTTCAAGGCTCTCGGCGGCCCTTGCCGTCCCGCTTCACTTGGTCGAGCCCCTCGGCTTCGACGTCTCGGAAAAAGCCGTCAAGCGCGCAGGGCTTGATTACTGGGAACACGTCCAGCTCCAGGTGCACCCGAACTTTTCGGCGTTCGTCGAGGCCGCGCGGCCGAAGCGCTTGATCTACACCTCCTCCACCGCCGAGACCCTGTACACCGAGGTGGAATACCAGCCAGGTGATTGCCTGGTCTTCGGCAAGGAGACCGCGGGGCTGGATCCGGCCCTATGGGGCGAGCACCCGGGCCTGGTCGTACGGATCCCCCACTGGGGGCCGGTGCGCAGCCTCAACCTCTCCAACGCCGTGGCGATCGTCGCCTACGAGGCCATGCGCCAGCTGCGCGAAAGGGGGGACGTGCCCCCGCCCGTACCTCGGGCTGAGGACCGTCCCCCCACGACGCCTTACGAGCGCCGCAAGCGGCGCCCCACGTGA
- a CDS encoding glycoside hydrolase family 1 protein, producing the protein MRQALRPLARLAALLGAIALVGCSIQPGAGPSPEAFRPLTAQDTAGKGSSPFLWGVSTAGFQWEGHEELSQWARWDLAGKTEERRKNAADGLNRYAEDLDLTRGMGCNTFRTSIEWARVEPKKGEFDPEAIAHYRQLLKALRERGLTPIVTFMHFSYPAWLDAEGGWENPAASDAYARFVDRITREYGDLVDWYLTFNEPTVFVAGGYVSGQCPPGKKNDLIAAGKVLKHLVSAHNKAYDVVHRNDPVAKVAFNQYSASWRLLPNRVQGGSGDDFLDGVLGNADSLPKLDYMAIDYYTRLKLLPFELPQPWQWPVHPQGFYDSLAFYHRLTGKPVLVAENGYANEDGKPRPDGWTREAYLTAHVEQLQRAVKDGIPVLGYVHWSITDNYEWGSYRPRFGLFSVDCRNEDQRRVPTQAASVYRQIIAAGGVTRAIAKGITYPSSYTPLVRP; encoded by the coding sequence ATGCGCCAGGCTCTTCGCCCCCTCGCACGCCTTGCCGCCCTGCTCGGAGCGATCGCGCTCGTCGGTTGCAGCATCCAGCCCGGCGCCGGCCCAAGCCCGGAGGCCTTCCGGCCCCTCACCGCCCAGGACACGGCGGGCAAGGGTTCGAGCCCCTTCCTCTGGGGCGTTTCGACGGCGGGCTTCCAGTGGGAGGGGCACGAGGAGCTGAGCCAGTGGGCTCGCTGGGATCTCGCCGGCAAGACCGAGGAGCGCCGCAAGAACGCCGCCGACGGTCTCAACCGCTACGCCGAGGACCTGGACCTGACCCGGGGGATGGGCTGCAACACCTTCCGGACCAGCATCGAGTGGGCGCGCGTCGAGCCTAAGAAGGGCGAGTTCGACCCCGAGGCGATCGCCCATTACCGGCAGTTGCTCAAGGCCCTGCGCGAGCGGGGCCTCACCCCGATCGTCACCTTCATGCACTTCTCCTATCCCGCCTGGCTCGACGCCGAAGGGGGCTGGGAGAACCCCGCCGCGAGCGACGCCTACGCCCGCTTCGTGGATCGGATCACCCGCGAGTACGGGGATCTGGTGGACTGGTACCTGACCTTCAACGAGCCGACGGTCTTCGTCGCGGGCGGATACGTCAGCGGCCAGTGCCCGCCCGGCAAGAAGAACGACCTGATCGCCGCGGGCAAGGTCCTCAAGCACCTGGTCTCGGCCCACAACAAGGCCTACGACGTGGTCCACCGCAACGATCCGGTGGCAAAAGTGGCCTTCAACCAGTACTCGGCTTCGTGGCGCCTCCTCCCCAACCGGGTCCAAGGGGGCTCGGGCGACGACTTCCTCGACGGGGTGCTCGGCAACGCCGACAGCCTGCCCAAGCTCGACTACATGGCCATCGACTACTACACCCGCCTGAAGCTCTTGCCCTTCGAATTGCCCCAGCCCTGGCAGTGGCCGGTCCACCCGCAGGGCTTCTACGACTCGCTGGCCTTCTACCACCGTCTGACCGGCAAGCCGGTGCTGGTGGCGGAGAACGGCTACGCCAACGAGGACGGCAAGCCCCGCCCCGACGGCTGGACCCGCGAAGCCTACCTGACGGCCCACGTGGAGCAGCTGCAGCGGGCCGTCAAGGACGGCATTCCCGTCCTCGGTTACGTCCACTGGTCGATCACCGACAACTACGAGTGGGGCTCGTACCGCCCGCGCTTCGGGCTGTTCTCGGTGGACTGCCGCAACGAGGACCAGCGCCGGGTCCCGACCCAGGCGGCGAGCGTCTACCGCCAAATCATCGCCGCCGGAGGGGTCACCCGCGCCATCGCCAAGGGCATCACCTACCCTTCGAGCTACACGCCGCTCGTCAGACCCTAG
- the gcvH gene encoding glycine cleavage system protein GcvH: MIPQDLKYTKSHEYVRFSGDEATIGITNFAADQLGDVVFVELPEVGRVLKKGESFGVIESVKAVSDLYSPIGGTVVAINESLNDEPSMINEDSFGEGWIIKLQPANLEDAADALNPEQYQALIGA; the protein is encoded by the coding sequence ATGATCCCGCAGGATCTCAAGTACACCAAATCCCACGAGTACGTCCGCTTCTCGGGCGACGAGGCGACCATCGGCATCACCAACTTCGCCGCCGATCAGCTCGGCGACGTCGTCTTCGTGGAGCTGCCCGAAGTGGGCCGCGTCCTCAAGAAGGGCGAATCCTTCGGCGTGATCGAGTCGGTCAAGGCCGTCTCGGACCTCTACAGCCCCATCGGCGGCACCGTCGTGGCCATCAACGAGAGCCTCAACGACGAGCCGTCCATGATCAACGAGGACAGTTTCGGCGAAGGCTGGATCATCAAACTCCAGCCCGCGAACCTCGAGGACGCCGCCGACGCCCTCAACCCGGAGCAATACCAAGCCCTGATCGGAGCGTAA
- the rsmB gene encoding 16S rRNA (cytosine(967)-C(5))-methyltransferase RsmB has product MATLTPRAQALKILIDVEQRGAFANLALQGLSGISPRDRALITELVNGTVRRRRTLDHVLSAFVRTGLDKLTAPIRNNLRMGAYQLFYTSGIPAHAAIDEAVKLAHRYGHSGVAKLTNAVLRRVQREGREVPMPDPAREPVAAIGVRESLPDWLVSRWVEAYGLEVAAELATASNHPTPMALRANTLKIERDTLLAQLREAGLDAEPSPVVSEGLRFAHGVALSQIPAYNEGTWYVQGEAAMLASRVVDPQPGETVLDIGAAPGGKTTHLAALMRDEGRVIAVDPHEGRLELVAENAARLGEHIVTLRHQDGTAPFDVVADRILVDAPCSGFGVLYRKSDLRWHQTPEQVDALPAEQLAILASVAKALKPGGVMVYATCTINPAENEAVVRDFLAAHPDFKPGDIRPYLPEAWREEAPNGMIQLLPSKHGVEGFFIARMERTHG; this is encoded by the coding sequence ATGGCCACACTTACGCCCCGCGCTCAGGCGCTGAAGATCCTCATCGACGTCGAGCAGCGCGGCGCCTTCGCCAACCTGGCCCTGCAGGGCCTCTCGGGCATCTCCCCTCGCGATCGCGCCCTGATCACCGAGCTGGTCAACGGCACCGTCCGTCGGCGCCGGACCCTCGATCACGTGCTGTCGGCCTTCGTCCGCACCGGCCTCGACAAGCTCACCGCCCCCATCCGCAACAACCTGCGCATGGGGGCTTACCAGCTCTTCTACACCTCGGGGATCCCCGCCCACGCGGCCATCGACGAGGCAGTCAAGCTGGCCCACCGCTACGGTCACTCGGGGGTCGCCAAGCTGACCAACGCCGTCTTGCGGCGCGTCCAGCGCGAAGGCCGCGAGGTTCCCATGCCCGACCCCGCTCGCGAGCCGGTCGCCGCCATCGGCGTGCGCGAATCGCTTCCCGATTGGCTCGTCTCGCGCTGGGTCGAAGCCTACGGCCTCGAAGTCGCCGCCGAGCTCGCCACAGCGAGCAATCACCCCACCCCCATGGCCCTGCGCGCCAACACCCTCAAGATCGAGCGCGACACCCTGCTCGCACAGCTGCGCGAGGCGGGCCTCGACGCCGAGCCGAGCCCGGTCGTGAGCGAGGGGCTTCGCTTTGCCCATGGCGTGGCTTTGAGCCAGATCCCCGCGTATAATGAGGGGACCTGGTACGTGCAGGGCGAGGCCGCCATGCTCGCGAGCCGCGTGGTCGATCCCCAACCCGGAGAGACCGTGCTGGACATCGGGGCGGCCCCCGGCGGCAAGACCACCCACCTGGCCGCCTTGATGCGGGACGAGGGTCGGGTGATCGCCGTCGATCCGCACGAGGGGCGCCTTGAACTGGTGGCAGAGAACGCCGCCCGCCTCGGGGAGCACATCGTGACCCTGCGTCACCAGGACGGCACCGCGCCCTTCGACGTGGTGGCCGATCGCATCCTGGTGGACGCGCCGTGCTCCGGGTTCGGCGTGCTCTACCGCAAGAGCGACCTGCGCTGGCACCAGACGCCCGAGCAGGTGGACGCGTTGCCGGCCGAGCAGCTCGCGATCCTCGCGAGCGTTGCCAAGGCCCTCAAGCCCGGAGGGGTGATGGTCTATGCCACCTGCACCATCAACCCGGCTGAGAACGAAGCGGTGGTCAGGGACTTCCTCGCGGCGCACCCGGACTTCAAGCCGGGCGACATCCGGCCCTACCTGCCGGAGGCGTGGCGGGAGGAGGCCCCGAACGGCATGATCCAGCTCTTGCCGAGCAAGCACGGGGTCGAAGGCTTTTTCATCGCGCGAATGGAGCGCACGCATGGCTGA
- the gcvT gene encoding glycine cleavage system aminomethyltransferase GcvT: MSNPTAAETLKKTPLHGAHVALGARMVPFGGWDMPVQYSGIIEEHHAVRKAVGLFDVSHMGEFYVSGEGAAAFLARMVPGDVLNLPVGKCLYTQFTRPTGGVVDDTIICRFADRYLLVVNASNIDKDWAWLSEHKPFDVTLENYSPETAMIALQGPLAETVMREAATPGLAELPFFGIALGKIFGVDVAVSRTGYTGEDGFEIYMPNAYAERLWHGFLATGESYGIRPAGLGARDTLRLEAGLPLYGHELNDETTPIESGFGWTVKSEADYLGKDVIARQKAEGPSKKLVGLTMQGKQIAREGYPVFLGDRQVGTVASGAPSPTIGAPIATAFVEADAATMGGTLEVEIRGKRFPATVGRTAFYKRSKN; encoded by the coding sequence ATGTCAAACCCCACGGCCGCTGAAACCCTCAAGAAGACCCCGCTTCACGGGGCCCACGTCGCCCTCGGCGCCCGGATGGTCCCCTTCGGGGGCTGGGATATGCCCGTCCAGTACAGCGGGATCATCGAGGAGCACCACGCGGTGCGCAAGGCCGTCGGCCTGTTCGACGTCTCGCACATGGGCGAGTTCTACGTCTCGGGCGAAGGCGCCGCCGCCTTCCTCGCGCGGATGGTGCCGGGCGACGTGCTCAACCTGCCGGTGGGCAAGTGCCTCTACACCCAGTTCACCCGTCCGACGGGCGGCGTGGTCGACGACACCATCATCTGCCGCTTCGCGGACCGCTACCTCTTGGTCGTCAACGCCTCGAACATCGACAAGGACTGGGCCTGGCTCAGCGAGCACAAGCCCTTCGACGTCACCCTCGAGAACTACTCGCCCGAGACGGCCATGATCGCCCTGCAGGGCCCCCTGGCCGAGACGGTCATGCGCGAGGCCGCCACGCCGGGCCTGGCCGAGCTGCCCTTCTTCGGGATCGCCCTCGGCAAGATCTTCGGGGTGGACGTGGCCGTGTCGCGCACCGGCTACACCGGCGAGGACGGCTTCGAGATCTACATGCCCAACGCCTACGCCGAGCGCCTCTGGCACGGCTTCCTGGCCACCGGCGAGTCGTACGGCATCCGCCCTGCCGGGCTCGGCGCCCGCGACACCCTGCGCCTGGAGGCGGGCCTGCCCCTCTACGGCCACGAATTGAACGACGAGACCACCCCGATCGAGTCGGGCTTCGGCTGGACCGTCAAGAGCGAGGCCGACTACCTCGGCAAAGACGTCATCGCGCGCCAGAAGGCCGAGGGCCCGAGCAAGAAGCTCGTGGGCCTGACCATGCAGGGCAAGCAGATCGCGCGCGAGGGCTACCCGGTGTTCCTGGGCGATCGCCAGGTCGGCACGGTCGCGAGCGGCGCCCCCTCGCCCACCATCGGCGCCCCCATCGCCACGGCCTTCGTCGAGGCCGACGCCGCCACCATGGGCGGCACCCTCGAAGTCGAGATCCGCGGCAAGCGCTTCCCGGCCACCGTGGGGCGCACCGCCTTCTACAAGCGCTCCAAGAACTAG
- a CDS encoding S8 family serine peptidase, giving the protein MPKAFVIWRWVALLGLAGWSIAQGAGCAALAPGIGAPQPADGGLAPMTAFGLRAGVRAEDGELIIGLKPGYDMDALPPLGQARPVVLGALDFDTPLRMLRLPKGFPLEEAIRVYRAHPAVALISPNRSIDALPRPRALAFDPFGGLTPNDPYFYNEWGFGDGVTNARALWRRAVDASKVMVAVIDTGIDYNHPDLQGRVTIGYNFKDGNKDVMDRDGHGTHVAGLIGAAGNNGIGVAGVAWDVQLLAIKVMDHAGGTDFGAAAGIKYAVDAGAKVLNLSFSSDSTKRNPIFDLAVKYAQERGATVVAAAGNQGGPVSSPGNSPGVLAISATSKRGTERLASFSNFGKEVFLAAPGEGIFSTYLSGGYKSLSGTSMAAPIVAGAAAILYAQHPGWGPAEIQAALAQAVDPLGTRGKTEQFGYGRIDLSKLP; this is encoded by the coding sequence ATGCCGAAGGCTTTCGTTATCTGGCGCTGGGTCGCGCTCTTGGGGCTTGCAGGGTGGTCGATCGCCCAGGGGGCCGGCTGTGCCGCCCTCGCCCCCGGGATCGGAGCGCCCCAGCCGGCCGACGGGGGCCTTGCGCCCATGACGGCCTTCGGGCTGCGCGCCGGGGTCCGGGCCGAGGACGGCGAGCTCATCATCGGGCTCAAGCCCGGCTACGACATGGACGCTTTGCCGCCGCTTGGCCAGGCGCGCCCAGTGGTGCTCGGCGCCCTCGACTTCGACACCCCGCTGCGCATGCTGCGCCTGCCCAAGGGCTTCCCCCTCGAGGAGGCGATCCGCGTCTATCGGGCACATCCGGCGGTGGCCCTCATCTCGCCCAACCGCTCCATCGACGCCCTCCCCAGGCCCCGCGCGCTCGCCTTCGACCCGTTCGGCGGCCTGACGCCCAACGACCCCTACTTCTACAACGAGTGGGGCTTCGGAGACGGGGTCACCAACGCCCGCGCCCTCTGGCGCCGGGCGGTCGACGCGAGCAAGGTGATGGTGGCGGTCATCGACACCGGCATCGACTACAACCACCCGGACCTCCAGGGCCGGGTCACGATCGGCTACAACTTCAAGGACGGCAACAAGGACGTCATGGACCGCGACGGCCACGGCACCCACGTGGCGGGCCTCATCGGGGCGGCGGGCAACAACGGGATCGGCGTGGCCGGGGTCGCCTGGGACGTCCAATTGCTCGCCATCAAGGTCATGGACCACGCGGGCGGCACCGACTTCGGCGCCGCCGCAGGGATCAAGTACGCGGTCGACGCGGGGGCCAAGGTCCTCAACCTGAGCTTCAGCAGCGACTCGACCAAGCGCAACCCGATCTTCGACCTGGCGGTCAAGTACGCCCAGGAGCGGGGCGCGACGGTGGTCGCCGCCGCCGGCAACCAGGGCGGGCCGGTCAGCTCGCCGGGCAACTCGCCGGGGGTGCTCGCCATCTCGGCCACCTCCAAGCGCGGGACCGAGCGCTTGGCGAGCTTCTCCAACTTCGGGAAAGAAGTTTTCCTGGCCGCTCCCGGCGAGGGGATCTTCTCGACCTACTTGAGCGGCGGCTACAAGAGCCTCAGCGGTACGAGCATGGCCGCTCCAATCGTGGCGGGGGCCGCGGCGATCCTGTACGCCCAGCACCCCGGCTGGGGCCCCGCCGAGATCCAGGCAGCGCTCGCCCAGGCGGTCGATCCGCTCGGCACCCGCGGCAAGACCGAGCAGTTCGGCTACGGCCGGATCGACCTCAGCAAGCTCCCCTAA
- a CDS encoding MASE1 domain-containing protein — translation MHPIRTWPSPRHCLKILLVAVVFFLTGKLGLLLAAVSFDTVATIWPPSGFALWAVLLGGSGMWQGVFLGSLVLNLLRLPWYAALGVAATSTLAAILSARWLRHKGFDDRLSRMRDVFMLAGVVAFLNPTFAGTLGVLCNVWGAVVPWDRYGAAWWMWWVGDLMGILIVAPLLLTWRPAPLPAWRSWRVIEVVALTFSLIVVGVLVFGSELSVARLAYPYTYLLFPLLIWSAVRFGPRGAAGASFLVSVLAIAGTAQGGGPFVRETLSHSLLFLQVFIGLQAMTALLLAGAISELRLATAEIARRNAELEQAKELDRLKNNFVNAVSHEIRTPLTSIMGYAEFLEDELGGPLTQDQREFVHQLSQGAKRLEYLVSDLLDFARIEAGTFHVRIVPSDFSIKLAEILESLRPQAEAARLTIKAEMPPNPLPIAMDAERIGQVLTNLLHNAIKFTPPEGDIRVKVQAQDEALVCEVSDTGIGIAAQDLPRLFQRFMQLENGVKRGVGTGLGLNISKTIVEAHGGTIGVRSEEGAGSTFWFSLPLSS, via the coding sequence ATGCACCCGATTCGCACCTGGCCGTCGCCTCGACACTGCCTGAAAATCCTGCTCGTCGCCGTGGTCTTCTTCCTGACGGGCAAGCTCGGCCTGCTGCTTGCGGCCGTCAGCTTCGACACGGTTGCGACCATCTGGCCGCCGAGCGGGTTCGCCCTCTGGGCCGTGCTGCTCGGCGGCAGCGGCATGTGGCAAGGGGTCTTCCTCGGCTCCTTGGTGCTCAACCTCTTGCGGCTGCCCTGGTACGCCGCGCTGGGGGTGGCCGCTACCTCGACCCTCGCCGCCATCCTGAGCGCGCGCTGGCTGCGCCACAAAGGCTTCGACGATCGCCTCTCGCGGATGCGGGACGTCTTCATGCTGGCCGGGGTGGTCGCTTTCCTCAACCCGACCTTCGCCGGGACCCTCGGGGTGCTGTGCAACGTGTGGGGTGCGGTGGTCCCCTGGGACCGCTACGGGGCGGCCTGGTGGATGTGGTGGGTCGGCGACCTGATGGGGATCCTGATCGTCGCGCCCCTGCTCTTGACGTGGCGCCCGGCGCCGCTCCCCGCTTGGCGTTCATGGCGCGTCATCGAGGTCGTCGCGCTCACCTTCTCGCTGATTGTGGTCGGGGTGCTGGTCTTCGGATCCGAGCTCAGCGTCGCGCGGCTCGCCTACCCCTACACCTATCTCCTCTTCCCGCTACTCATCTGGAGCGCGGTGCGCTTTGGGCCCCGGGGGGCGGCAGGCGCGAGCTTTCTGGTGTCGGTGCTCGCGATCGCCGGCACCGCCCAGGGCGGCGGACCCTTCGTGCGCGAGACCCTCTCGCACAGCCTGCTCTTCTTGCAGGTCTTCATTGGCCTTCAGGCGATGACGGCCCTCTTGCTCGCGGGCGCCATCAGCGAGCTGAGGCTTGCGACCGCCGAGATCGCGCGTCGTAACGCCGAGCTGGAGCAGGCCAAGGAACTCGATCGCCTCAAGAACAACTTCGTCAACGCCGTCTCCCACGAGATCCGTACCCCACTGACCTCGATCATGGGCTACGCGGAGTTCTTGGAAGACGAGCTGGGCGGCCCGCTCACCCAGGACCAGCGGGAGTTCGTGCACCAACTCAGCCAGGGCGCCAAGCGTCTCGAATACCTGGTCAGCGACCTGCTGGACTTCGCCCGGATCGAGGCGGGGACCTTCCACGTCCGGATCGTTCCCAGCGACTTCTCGATCAAGCTCGCCGAGATCCTCGAGAGTCTCAGGCCTCAGGCCGAGGCGGCGCGCCTCACGATCAAAGCCGAGATGCCGCCGAACCCTCTGCCCATCGCCATGGACGCCGAGCGGATCGGCCAGGTGCTGACCAACCTCCTGCACAACGCCATCAAGTTCACGCCCCCCGAGGGCGACATCCGGGTCAAGGTCCAGGCGCAGGATGAGGCCCTGGTCTGTGAGGTGAGCGACACCGGCATCGGGATCGCCGCCCAGGACCTGCCACGCCTCTTCCAGCGCTTCATGCAGCTCGAGAACGGGGTCAAGCGCGGGGTGGGCACCGGGCTCGGCCTCAACATCTCCAAGACCATCGTCGAGGCCCACGGCGGGACGATCGGCGTGCGGAGCGAAGAAGGGGCAGGGAGCACCTTCTGGTTCTCCCTGCCCCTCTCGTCGTGA
- the gcvPA gene encoding aminomethyl-transferring glycine dehydrogenase subunit GcvPA, which produces MPFSYLPHTDAERAEMLAAIGVSSMDDLYQGVPDSLRAFSLDAIPPSKSELEVTRLLTDLAGQNQSTNQFSSFLGAGAQRRFSPSAVDWILHRSEFLTAYTPYQPEVSQGTLQVIYEFQTMIAQLTGMDLANASMYDGSTATPEAAFMAMRVTKRNKVVVAGSVHPEYREVLRSYAAGPGVQVVEAPLKDGLIDRAKLEALMTDEVAGLIVQVPSFFGGIEEGRSLADLSHAAGALFIVVADPTTLGVLEAPGAYGADIVVGEAQAFGNAVSFGGPYVGYMACREKLARQLPGRIVGQTVDAKGQRCFTLTLQTREQHIRREKATSNICTNQALNALAATVYMEVMGKEGIYELGYVSLQRAHALASTIKELPGFSLPMAGSFFNEFVVKSPLPVDELLTKLRENGILGGVALGTWYPELKDCYLVSVNELNTPADLDRYVATLKALTASAAVGAR; this is translated from the coding sequence ATGCCCTTCAGCTACCTGCCCCATACGGATGCCGAGCGCGCCGAGATGCTCGCGGCAATCGGCGTCTCGTCGATGGACGACCTTTACCAGGGCGTCCCCGATAGCCTTCGCGCCTTCTCGCTGGACGCGATCCCGCCGTCCAAGAGCGAGCTCGAAGTCACGCGCCTCCTGACGGATCTGGCCGGTCAAAATCAATCGACCAACCAGTTCTCCTCCTTCCTCGGGGCAGGAGCTCAGCGGCGCTTTTCGCCCTCGGCGGTGGACTGGATCCTCCACCGCTCCGAGTTCTTGACGGCCTACACCCCCTACCAGCCCGAAGTCAGCCAGGGGACCCTCCAGGTCATCTACGAGTTCCAGACCATGATCGCCCAGCTCACGGGCATGGACCTCGCCAACGCCTCCATGTACGACGGCTCGACCGCGACCCCCGAGGCGGCCTTCATGGCCATGCGCGTCACCAAGCGCAACAAGGTCGTCGTGGCCGGCAGCGTCCACCCCGAGTACCGCGAGGTCCTGCGCAGCTACGCGGCGGGCCCCGGGGTCCAGGTCGTCGAGGCCCCCCTCAAGGACGGCCTCATCGATCGCGCCAAGCTCGAAGCCCTGATGACCGACGAGGTCGCGGGCCTGATCGTTCAGGTCCCGAGCTTCTTCGGCGGCATCGAGGAAGGCCGTTCGCTGGCTGATCTCTCCCACGCGGCGGGGGCCCTCTTCATCGTGGTCGCCGACCCCACCACCCTGGGGGTGCTCGAAGCCCCCGGCGCCTACGGCGCGGACATCGTGGTCGGCGAGGCCCAGGCCTTCGGCAACGCCGTCAGCTTCGGCGGCCCCTACGTGGGGTACATGGCCTGCCGCGAGAAGCTCGCGCGACAGCTGCCCGGCCGCATCGTCGGCCAGACGGTGGACGCCAAGGGTCAGCGCTGCTTCACCCTGACCCTGCAGACCCGCGAGCAGCACATCCGCCGCGAGAAGGCCACCAGCAACATCTGCACCAACCAGGCTCTCAACGCGCTCGCCGCCACCGTCTACATGGAGGTCATGGGCAAGGAAGGGATCTACGAGCTGGGCTACGTGTCCCTGCAGCGCGCCCACGCGCTCGCATCGACCATCAAGGAGCTGCCCGGCTTCTCGCTGCCCATGGCGGGCTCCTTCTTCAACGAGTTCGTGGTCAAGAGCCCGCTGCCGGTCGACGAGCTGCTCACCAAGCTGCGCGAGAACGGCATCCTGGGCGGCGTCGCCCTGGGTACCTGGTACCCCGAGCTCAAGGACTGCTACCTGGTGTCGGTCAACGAGCTGAACACGCCCGCCGACCTGGATCGGTACGTCGCGACCCTCAAGGCCCTGACCGCGAGTGCGGCCGTCGGCGCCCGCTAG